A section of the Deinococcus taeanensis genome encodes:
- the gnd gene encoding decarboxylating NADP(+)-dependent phosphogluconate dehydrogenase: protein MTSDAAAQADIGVIGLAVMGENLILNMASRGFTVAAFNRTVSKVTAFTGGRAVGRTIVGAGSLEDLVALLKPPRRVMLMVKAGAAVDEFITLLTPLLAPGDIIIDGGNSHPADSTRRTRALAEQGLLFIGTGVSGGEEGALTGPSIMPGGNVQAWPAVQPIFQAIAAKVDGGAPCCEWVGPEGAGHFVKMVHNGIEYADMQMIAESYQLLRAAGLSAPEAGAVFARWNEGELHSYLIEITADILSKVDDVTGQPLVDVILDAAGQKGTGKWTSVAALDAGSPAATITEAVYARAMSALKAERVAASAVLSGPAFAAPADREAFVEQVRQALYASKIAAYAQGFQLLHLSAQDAGWTLDYGQIAQMWRGGCIIRAAFLDRIKDAYDAQPALANLLIAPYFRDAVHGAQGAWRETVAAAVRGGVPVPAFSSALAYFDAYRSAALPANLLQAQRDYFGAHTYERTDRPRGEFFHTNWTGRGGNTASTTYTA from the coding sequence ATGACTTCAGACGCAGCGGCGCAGGCAGACATCGGCGTGATCGGACTGGCAGTGATGGGCGAGAACCTGATTCTGAACATGGCCAGCCGCGGCTTCACGGTCGCGGCCTTCAACCGCACCGTCAGCAAGGTCACCGCCTTCACCGGGGGGCGCGCCGTGGGCCGCACCATTGTGGGGGCCGGCAGCCTGGAGGACCTCGTGGCGCTGCTGAAACCGCCGCGGCGCGTGATGCTGATGGTCAAGGCCGGCGCGGCCGTCGATGAGTTCATCACGCTGCTCACGCCGCTCCTGGCGCCGGGCGACATCATCATCGACGGCGGCAACAGCCACCCCGCGGACTCCACGCGCCGCACCCGCGCGCTGGCCGAACAGGGACTGCTGTTCATCGGAACCGGCGTGTCCGGCGGGGAGGAAGGCGCCCTGACCGGCCCCAGCATCATGCCGGGCGGGAACGTGCAGGCCTGGCCTGCGGTGCAGCCGATCTTCCAGGCCATTGCCGCGAAGGTGGACGGCGGCGCGCCCTGCTGCGAGTGGGTGGGGCCTGAAGGTGCGGGGCACTTCGTGAAGATGGTGCACAACGGCATTGAGTACGCCGACATGCAGATGATTGCCGAGAGCTACCAGCTGCTGCGCGCCGCGGGCCTCAGCGCCCCCGAGGCCGGCGCGGTGTTTGCCCGCTGGAACGAAGGGGAACTGCACAGCTACCTGATCGAGATCACCGCCGACATCCTGAGCAAGGTGGATGACGTGACCGGCCAGCCGCTCGTGGACGTGATCCTGGACGCCGCCGGGCAGAAGGGCACCGGCAAGTGGACCTCGGTGGCCGCGCTGGACGCCGGAAGTCCCGCCGCGACCATCACCGAGGCGGTGTACGCCCGCGCCATGAGCGCCCTGAAGGCCGAGCGCGTGGCAGCCAGCGCCGTGCTCAGCGGCCCGGCCTTCGCGGCGCCCGCTGACCGGGAGGCGTTTGTGGAACAGGTCCGCCAGGCGCTGTACGCCAGCAAAATCGCCGCCTACGCGCAGGGCTTCCAGCTGCTGCACCTCAGCGCGCAGGACGCCGGGTGGACGCTGGATTACGGGCAGATCGCGCAGATGTGGCGCGGCGGCTGCATCATCCGCGCGGCCTTCCTGGACCGCATCAAGGACGCCTACGACGCCCAGCCGGCCCTGGCGAACCTGCTGATCGCCCCGTACTTCCGGGACGCCGTACACGGCGCGCAGGGCGCGTGGCGGGAAACCGTTGCCGCGGCGGTGCGCGGCGGCGTGCCTGTCCCGGCCTTCAGCAGCGCCCTGGCGTACTTCGATGCCTACCGTTCGGCGGCGCTGCCTGCCAACCTGCTGCAGGCGCAGCGTGACTACTTCGGGGCGCACACGTATGAACGCACCGACCGGCCGCGCGGCGAGTTCTTCCATACCAACTGGACCGGGCGCGGCGGAAACACCGCCAGCACCACGTACACCGCCTGA
- the rpoZ gene encoding DNA-directed RNA polymerase subunit omega, whose amino-acid sequence MAERDIDKLLSLTDSKYRLSVVTAKRALQLRSGAPSVLPVEQRVRTRNLVTQAMRELATGKLTVGTNMIDEQRFQQDYVRQRQAQLQAQLNAERERERD is encoded by the coding sequence ATGGCAGAACGAGACATTGACAAGCTGCTGTCACTGACGGACAGCAAGTACCGCCTGAGCGTGGTCACCGCCAAACGCGCACTTCAGCTGCGCAGCGGAGCGCCAAGCGTGCTGCCGGTCGAGCAGCGCGTCCGCACCCGCAATCTGGTCACGCAGGCGATGCGTGAACTGGCGACCGGGAAACTCACGGTGGGCACCAACATGATCGACGAGCAGCGGTTCCAGCAGGATTACGTGCGCCAGCGTCAGGCCCAGCTGCAGGCTCAGCTGAACGCCGAACGTGAACGCGAACGCGACTGA
- a CDS encoding cation:proton antiporter: MLSAFAVLLCVTALLAYLNERFVHFPTTVGVTLAGALASVILIALDALGLPGLRGWAAGVLETLDFTNFVLNGILSVLLFAGALSLDTRQMLRQRRSILTLAFLSTLISTALIGFAAYGVFTLVGLPVPLMWALLFGALISPTDPVAVLDLLKRARVPARIETLIAGESLFNDGVGVVIFLALASAAGIGTHGDGAVSAASVLTLFAREALGGLAFGALLAGVGFAMLRSIEQHAVEVLITLAMVVGGYVAAAALGVSGPLAMVVAGLMISLWRDRAFGQKTREHIEAFWETVDQVLNIVLFAFIGLDVLLTETTGAQILASVLLIGVALIARWVSVALPFTLVRARDGYGAFTVRLLTWGGLRGGIAISLALGLPDSPYRTPLVTATYAVVLFTIAVQGLTIMPLVHRAAGAIPEES, translated from the coding sequence ATGCTGAGTGCTTTTGCCGTTCTGCTGTGCGTCACGGCGCTGCTGGCCTACCTGAACGAACGATTCGTGCATTTCCCCACGACGGTGGGCGTGACGCTCGCCGGCGCCCTGGCGAGCGTCATCCTGATCGCGCTGGACGCCCTGGGCCTGCCGGGCCTGCGCGGCTGGGCGGCCGGGGTGCTGGAGACACTGGACTTCACGAACTTCGTGCTGAACGGCATTCTCAGCGTCCTGCTGTTTGCCGGGGCACTGAGCCTGGACACCCGGCAGATGCTGCGCCAGCGCCGCAGCATCCTCACCCTGGCGTTCCTGAGCACCCTGATCAGCACCGCCCTGATCGGCTTCGCCGCGTACGGCGTGTTCACGCTCGTGGGCCTGCCCGTGCCGCTCATGTGGGCGCTGCTGTTCGGGGCGCTGATCAGCCCCACTGACCCTGTGGCCGTGCTGGACCTCCTGAAGCGCGCGCGGGTGCCGGCCAGGATCGAAACGCTGATCGCCGGGGAGAGTCTGTTCAACGACGGTGTGGGCGTCGTGATCTTCCTCGCGCTTGCGAGCGCCGCCGGCATCGGCACCCACGGTGACGGCGCCGTCAGCGCCGCGAGCGTGCTGACCCTCTTTGCGCGTGAAGCCCTGGGGGGCCTGGCGTTCGGGGCGCTGCTGGCCGGAGTGGGTTTCGCGATGCTGCGCAGCATCGAGCAGCACGCGGTGGAGGTTCTGATCACCCTGGCGATGGTGGTGGGCGGGTACGTGGCCGCCGCGGCGCTGGGCGTCAGCGGCCCGCTGGCGATGGTGGTGGCGGGCCTGATGATCTCCCTGTGGCGCGACCGGGCCTTCGGCCAGAAGACCCGCGAGCATATCGAGGCGTTCTGGGAGACCGTGGATCAGGTGCTGAACATCGTGCTGTTCGCGTTTATTGGCCTGGACGTGCTCCTGACCGAAACGACCGGCGCGCAGATTCTGGCCAGCGTCCTGCTGATCGGCGTGGCCCTGATCGCCCGCTGGGTCAGTGTGGCCCTGCCGTTCACGCTGGTGCGCGCCCGTGACGGGTACGGGGCGTTCACCGTGCGGCTCCTCACCTGGGGTGGCCTGCGCGGCGGCATCGCCATCAGTCTCGCGCTGGGCCTGCCGGACAGCCCGTACCGGACGCCCCTCGTGACGGCCACGTACGCGGTGGTGCTGTTCACGATTGCCGTGCAGGGGCTCACGATCATGCCGCTCGTGCACCGCGCCGCGGGCGCCATCCCCGAAGAATCCTGA
- a CDS encoding peptidylprolyl isomerase, with the protein MSDLYQQDGFTPSPELSAERQTRFTQAPDLGDGIEPGKQYRAVLETSKGRLVVELFADDAPVTVNSFAYLLRHHYYDGIKFHRVIEGFMAQAGDPTGTGAGGPGYDFEDEPNDRRHRGKGILSMANRGPNTNGSQFFITFVDTPHLDGRHTVFGKVVEGQDVLDRLTRIEPGRPGTADVIEQAYLVEK; encoded by the coding sequence ATGAGTGACCTTTACCAGCAGGACGGCTTCACCCCCAGCCCGGAACTCAGCGCCGAGCGCCAGACGCGCTTCACGCAGGCGCCTGACCTCGGCGACGGCATCGAGCCCGGCAAGCAGTACCGCGCGGTGCTGGAGACCAGCAAGGGCCGCCTCGTCGTGGAACTGTTCGCGGACGACGCCCCCGTGACTGTGAACTCGTTTGCGTACCTGCTGCGCCACCACTACTACGACGGCATCAAGTTTCACCGCGTGATCGAGGGCTTCATGGCGCAGGCCGGCGATCCCACCGGCACCGGCGCGGGCGGTCCCGGCTACGACTTCGAGGATGAACCCAACGATCGCCGCCACCGCGGCAAGGGCATCCTCAGCATGGCGAACCGCGGCCCGAACACCAACGGCAGCCAGTTCTTCATCACCTTCGTGGACACCCCGCACCTGGACGGGCGGCACACGGTGTTCGGGAAGGTCGTGGAAGGTCAGGACGTCCTTGACCGCCTGACCCGCATCGAGCCGGGCCGCCCCGGCACCGCCGACGTGATCGAGCAGGCGTACCTCGTCGAGAAGTAA
- the xpt gene encoding xanthine phosphoribosyltransferase: MQALVDAIRQQGEILPGGILKVDGLINHQLLPHLTREMGETFARHFAPHTPTKIVTIEVSGIAPAIATAITLGVPMVYARKKRPVTMKEPIFTAQSVSRTKGGVVDLFVSSEFLGAGDRVVVIDDFLASGGTLRALAGMIAQSGAQLLGIGCVVEKQFESGREKLADLNVPIHTLANIVRMSEAEGIVVEAGH; this comes from the coding sequence ATGCAGGCACTCGTGGACGCCATCCGGCAGCAGGGAGAGATTCTTCCTGGCGGTATTCTCAAGGTGGACGGGCTCATCAACCATCAGCTTCTTCCGCACCTGACGCGTGAAATGGGGGAGACCTTCGCGCGGCACTTCGCGCCGCACACCCCCACCAAGATCGTCACCATCGAGGTCAGTGGGATTGCGCCCGCCATCGCGACCGCGATCACCCTGGGCGTCCCGATGGTGTACGCCCGCAAGAAACGGCCGGTCACCATGAAAGAACCCATCTTCACGGCGCAGTCGGTGAGCCGCACCAAAGGGGGCGTGGTGGACCTGTTCGTGAGCAGCGAATTCCTGGGCGCCGGGGACCGCGTGGTGGTTATCGATGACTTCCTGGCGTCGGGCGGCACGCTGCGCGCCCTGGCCGGCATGATCGCGCAGAGCGGCGCGCAGCTGCTCGGGATCGGCTGCGTGGTGGAAAAGCAGTTCGAGTCGGGGCGGGAGAAACTCGCGGACCTGAACGTGCCGATTCACACGCTGGCGAACATCGTGCGGATGAGTGAGGCCGAGGGCATCGTGGTGGAAGCCGGACACTGA
- a CDS encoding quinate 5-dehydrogenase — MTDPLQGWQPAPAGHKHVVSISLGSSARNARETVTVLGQPFVIERIGTDGDARRMAALYQTLDGRVDAFGLGGADLYVIADDKRYTFRNVRQLVANAKITPVLDGSGLKNTLERDAIAQLDQVLNWRTQKVLMVSAVDRFGMAEALAQHHADVVYGDVVFGLNIDRPLRSIAALRRVAKLVLPVITLLPQDWFYPTGAKQESSVQGSGTKYYAWADVIAGDTHYAKRYAPQDLRGKTILTQTITAADREWMKARGVQRLITTTPRMGSRNFATNVLEAMFVALSGKREALSGPEYLEFIRQVGFKPEVNDL; from the coding sequence ATGACCGATCCCCTACAGGGCTGGCAGCCGGCGCCGGCCGGGCACAAACACGTGGTCAGCATCAGCCTGGGCAGCAGCGCCCGCAACGCCCGTGAGACCGTCACCGTGCTCGGGCAGCCGTTCGTGATTGAACGCATCGGCACCGACGGCGACGCCCGCCGCATGGCCGCGCTGTACCAGACCCTCGACGGCCGCGTGGACGCGTTCGGGCTGGGCGGCGCGGACCTGTACGTCATCGCGGACGACAAACGCTACACCTTCCGCAACGTGCGCCAGCTGGTTGCGAACGCCAAGATCACGCCCGTGCTGGACGGCAGCGGCCTGAAGAACACCCTGGAACGCGACGCGATCGCGCAGCTTGACCAGGTGCTGAACTGGCGCACCCAGAAGGTCCTGATGGTGTCCGCCGTGGACCGCTTCGGCATGGCCGAGGCGCTCGCGCAGCACCACGCGGACGTGGTGTACGGCGACGTCGTGTTCGGCCTGAACATTGACCGGCCGCTGCGCAGCATCGCCGCGCTGCGCCGCGTGGCGAAACTCGTGCTGCCGGTCATCACGCTGCTCCCCCAGGACTGGTTCTACCCGACCGGCGCCAAGCAGGAGAGCAGCGTGCAGGGCAGCGGCACGAAGTACTACGCCTGGGCGGACGTGATTGCCGGCGACACCCACTACGCCAAACGCTACGCGCCGCAGGACCTGCGCGGCAAAACGATCCTCACCCAGACCATTACCGCCGCCGACCGCGAGTGGATGAAGGCGCGCGGCGTTCAGCGCCTGATCACCACCACGCCCCGCATGGGCAGCCGGAACTTCGCCACGAACGTCCTGGAAGCGATGTTTGTCGCCCTGAGCGGCAAACGCGAGGCGCTGAGCGGCCCCGAGTACCTGGAGTTCATCCGTCAGGTCGGTTTCAAACCGGAGGTCAACGACCTGTAG